Proteins found in one Tumebacillus sp. BK434 genomic segment:
- a CDS encoding carbohydrate kinase, with translation MYDVLSIGEMIIDFMPQETGITLDRVPGFHKAAGGAPANVAVGVAKLGGRAAFLGKFSTDPFGDYLIQTLQSYGVQTDGCVRTDEAKTGLAFVAIDGMGDRHFHFYRNPSADMLLQEADIDADLIKQARVIHIGSVTQLLPEAFAATVKAQKIAREHGVIVSFDVNFRLGLWRGREEEGRAKVRETASLSDVLKVSEEEMEFLTGTSNVEQGAAALLALGPKIVFVTLAEKGVFYKTQDLQARVLPFRVPTVDATGAGDGFVAGFLRQLVDRVQGRSLDYSLSIPEEIEEMARYANAVGALTVSRLGAIPALPTKQEVYEFMYAGRRRQNVKEAGKR, from the coding sequence ATGTATGATGTGCTTTCGATCGGTGAGATGATCATCGACTTTATGCCGCAGGAGACGGGCATCACCTTGGACCGGGTGCCCGGCTTTCACAAGGCGGCCGGCGGCGCGCCTGCCAACGTGGCGGTCGGCGTCGCCAAGCTCGGGGGCCGCGCCGCGTTTCTCGGCAAATTCAGCACCGACCCGTTCGGAGATTACCTGATCCAGACTTTGCAAAGCTACGGTGTGCAGACGGATGGCTGCGTGCGCACCGATGAGGCGAAGACAGGTCTGGCCTTCGTCGCGATCGACGGGATGGGCGACCGCCATTTTCACTTTTACCGCAACCCGTCAGCCGACATGCTGCTGCAGGAAGCGGACATCGACGCAGACCTGATCAAACAGGCGCGCGTCATCCACATCGGCTCGGTGACGCAGCTGCTCCCGGAAGCGTTCGCCGCGACGGTAAAAGCGCAAAAGATCGCCCGCGAGCACGGCGTGATCGTCTCCTTTGACGTCAATTTTCGGCTGGGGCTGTGGCGCGGGCGCGAAGAGGAAGGGCGGGCGAAGGTGCGCGAGACAGCTTCATTGTCCGATGTACTGAAAGTCAGCGAAGAGGAGATGGAGTTCCTCACCGGCACGTCGAACGTGGAGCAAGGGGCTGCTGCGCTGCTGGCGCTGGGGCCGAAGATCGTCTTCGTGACGCTCGCTGAGAAGGGCGTTTTTTACAAAACGCAAGACTTGCAGGCCCGCGTGCTGCCGTTTCGCGTGCCGACGGTCGATGCGACCGGGGCGGGCGACGGCTTTGTGGCCGGCTTCCTGCGCCAGCTGGTCGACCGCGTGCAGGGGCGCTCGCTCGACTACTCGCTGTCGATCCCGGAAGAGATCGAAGAGATGGCCCGCTATGCCAACGCGGTCGGCGCGCTGACCGTATCCCGCCTCGGCGCGATCCCCGCCCTGCCGACGAAGCAGGAAGTGTACGAGTTCATGTACGCGGGACGACGCCGCCAAAACGTGAAAGAGGCGGGGAAGCGATGA
- the crcB gene encoding fluoride efflux transporter CrcB: MTMWLLTLLGGAIGAPLRYGLGRLILKMWRNAFPLPTFLINLLGSFCLGLLFAATEDGPWRWLLGTGLLGAFTTFSTFGVEAVTLLEQGRKGMALCYVLGSALAGMLAAGLGFAWYTGG, translated from the coding sequence ATGACGATGTGGCTGTTGACGCTGCTCGGCGGTGCGATCGGTGCGCCGCTGCGCTATGGACTCGGGCGGTTGATCTTGAAAATGTGGCGCAACGCGTTTCCGCTGCCGACGTTTCTGATCAATCTGCTCGGGTCGTTTTGTTTGGGTCTGCTGTTCGCCGCCACGGAGGACGGGCCTTGGCGCTGGTTGCTCGGCACCGGGCTCTTGGGAGCGTTTACGACGTTTTCCACGTTTGGCGTGGAAGCGGTGACGCTGCTTGAGCAGGGGCGCAAAGGGATGGCGCTCTGCTATGTGCTCGGCTCGGCGCTGGCCGGTATGCTGGCGGCAGGGCTGGGCTTTGCGTGGTATACTGGAGGCTAA
- a CDS encoding CrcB family protein yields MIYGALIFGGALGALLRLLTGLLLPFGAWTTLGINGLGCLLLGFFLPYTAGGRLPEPLRLGISAGVLGGFTTFSTFSVETLSFLHKGLWLQAALYAAGSLVGGVCLAWCGTLAARKARKAGGVS; encoded by the coding sequence GTGATCTACGGCGCTTTGATCTTCGGCGGCGCGCTGGGCGCGCTGCTGCGCCTGCTCACCGGCCTCCTGCTGCCGTTCGGGGCCTGGACGACGCTTGGCATCAACGGGCTGGGCTGCTTGCTGCTCGGCTTTTTTCTTCCGTACACGGCTGGCGGGCGGCTGCCGGAGCCGTTGCGCCTCGGCATCTCGGCCGGCGTGCTCGGCGGCTTCACCACTTTCTCCACGTTCAGCGTCGAGACGCTCAGCTTTTTGCATAAAGGGCTCTGGCTGCAGGCGGCGCTGTATGCGGCAGGCAGTCTGGTCGGCGGCGTCTGCCTCGCCTGGTGCGGGACGCTGGCTGCCAGGAAGGCGCGAAAGGCGGGGGGAGTTTCATGA
- a CDS encoding class I SAM-dependent methyltransferase: MAIDFHAEKNRFTYTRRHADVSWTAMIEKLVEVRGRHAVDIGCGGGIYTRAFAHLGAGQVTGVDFSLEMLAGARTQTVGYPQIAYYNGNALATGLADAACDIVLKRALTHHLKVEDLVPSFAESLRILRPGGTLLVQNRTPEDCLMPGSETNLRGYFFELYPRLIERETRRRHSSATMVESLRTAGFQIVEEHKLWETRKVYPDLEDLAADLLTRTGRSILHELSDPELQELVAHIQEQMLFRGMQEVLEQDRWTIWKAVKATE, encoded by the coding sequence ATGGCGATCGATTTTCATGCGGAGAAAAACCGCTTTACCTATACGCGCCGTCACGCAGACGTTTCCTGGACGGCAATGATTGAAAAGCTGGTCGAAGTGCGGGGCCGGCATGCGGTCGATATCGGTTGCGGCGGCGGCATCTATACGCGGGCATTTGCTCATCTGGGGGCGGGGCAGGTGACCGGGGTTGATTTTTCGCTGGAAATGCTGGCCGGGGCGCGCACGCAGACGGTCGGCTATCCGCAGATTGCCTACTACAACGGGAACGCGCTCGCGACGGGGCTGGCCGACGCGGCCTGCGACATCGTGCTGAAGCGGGCGCTGACTCATCATCTCAAGGTGGAGGATCTCGTGCCGAGCTTTGCGGAATCTTTGCGCATCCTGCGCCCGGGCGGCACGCTGCTCGTGCAGAACCGCACGCCGGAAGACTGTCTCATGCCGGGCAGCGAGACGAACCTGCGCGGCTATTTTTTCGAGCTTTACCCGCGGTTGATCGAGCGGGAGACGAGACGCCGCCACAGCAGCGCGACGATGGTCGAGTCGCTCCGCACCGCCGGGTTCCAGATCGTCGAGGAGCACAAGCTGTGGGAGACGCGCAAGGTCTATCCCGATCTGGAAGACTTGGCCGCCGACCTGCTCACCCGCACCGGACGCTCGATCCTGCATGAGCTGAGCGATCCGGAGCTGCAGGAACTGGTCGCCCACATTCAGGAGCAGATGCTGTTTCGCGGCATGCAGGAAGTCTTGGAACAGGACCGCTGGACGATCTGGAAAGCGGTCAAAGCGACCGAGTAG
- a CDS encoding cohesin domain-containing protein, with translation MMASLPTTPTVQFDVDVSDSSLYGIEDVDAYVVSRNATGLKTEEVTVSYDQEAFFLGEITPEPGFTILSTDTSTPGQIKVKLSSSGATFSTTAETRMFKIAMKSRAVNKTARIETSAGFATDSAGNVLPVIFGGENIALTYKVGDVNLDGYITVADLAMAASTYGSYTHLMSFADVNGDELVDDTDLALIAGLIQKPVIADGGYGYSMDLTQGGSARASSSHWNYNYYQPKFAFDGDTTSGFYWNAGTKVPSGWLEYDLRIRQMPVNKYSLLWQLHTGFESYMPKDWTFEGWDGWNQSWVVLDSKQGVTNWVTGNKQEFTFENNVAYDKYRINISASNNASYVGVGEMEMFSKIGASPAVGLDITRVDAAAGGAWNVAQGETFDASLIVHNYGNMQAEDATVTFDTNKLEFVEAVPVRAGVKIVKQDSSVPGKLRFVLANTGQTEDLNPGERTQLIKLTFKVKEGASGWVNLSMPLDSAWVGNWYGADFNATEQGAGLEVVQR, from the coding sequence ATGATGGCATCCTTGCCGACCACGCCGACTGTGCAGTTTGATGTCGACGTCTCCGATTCCAGCCTCTATGGCATTGAGGACGTGGACGCCTACGTGGTCTCCCGCAATGCGACCGGGTTGAAGACAGAGGAAGTGACCGTCTCTTATGACCAAGAGGCCTTCTTCCTCGGCGAGATCACCCCGGAGCCTGGCTTCACGATTCTGTCTACCGATACCAGTACGCCAGGTCAGATCAAAGTCAAGCTGTCCAGCAGCGGTGCAACTTTCAGCACGACGGCAGAAACGCGGATGTTTAAAATCGCCATGAAGTCCCGGGCGGTCAACAAGACAGCCCGCATCGAAACGTCGGCCGGTTTCGCGACCGACAGCGCAGGAAATGTGCTCCCCGTCATTTTCGGCGGCGAAAATATCGCGCTTACCTACAAAGTGGGCGACGTGAACCTGGACGGGTACATCACTGTGGCCGACCTGGCGATGGCCGCTTCGACATACGGCTCCTACACGCATCTGATGAGTTTTGCGGATGTAAACGGCGATGAGCTGGTCGACGACACCGACCTCGCTTTGATCGCCGGTCTGATCCAAAAGCCGGTCATTGCGGACGGCGGTTACGGCTACTCGATGGACTTGACCCAAGGCGGCTCTGCGCGGGCGAGCAGTTCGCATTGGAACTACAACTATTATCAGCCGAAATTCGCATTTGACGGCGACACAACGTCCGGCTTCTACTGGAACGCCGGAACGAAAGTTCCGTCCGGCTGGCTGGAGTATGACCTGCGCATCCGCCAGATGCCGGTCAACAAATATTCGCTGCTCTGGCAATTGCATACCGGATTTGAGTCGTATATGCCGAAAGACTGGACGTTCGAAGGCTGGGACGGCTGGAACCAAAGCTGGGTGGTCCTCGATTCGAAACAAGGAGTCACCAACTGGGTGACCGGAAATAAACAAGAGTTTACCTTCGAGAACAATGTGGCGTACGACAAGTACCGCATCAACATCTCCGCATCGAACAACGCTTCTTATGTAGGCGTCGGCGAGATGGAGATGTTCTCGAAAATCGGAGCTTCGCCGGCTGTCGGCCTTGACATCACCCGCGTCGACGCAGCGGCGGGCGGTGCATGGAATGTGGCGCAGGGCGAAACGTTCGACGCGAGTTTGATCGTGCATAACTACGGCAACATGCAAGCGGAAGACGCGACGGTTACTTTTGACACCAACAAGTTGGAGTTTGTCGAAGCGGTTCCTGTCCGCGCCGGTGTAAAAATTGTCAAGCAAGACTCCTCAGTACCAGGCAAACTGCGTTTCGTGCTCGCCAACACCGGCCAGACGGAAGATCTGAACCCGGGAGAAAGAACCCAGTTGATCAAGCTGACCTTCAAAGTGAAAGAGGGGGCAAGCGGCTGGGTGAACTTGAGCATGCCGCTCGACAGCGCATGGGTCGGCAATTGGTACGGTGCAGATTTTAACGCTACGGAACAAGGTGCTGGACTTGAGGTCGTACAACGATAA
- a CDS encoding BsuPI-related putative proteinase inhibitor produces the protein MLIIRTDKTAYRPEETVLITLLLQNDGKEAREYRFYTAQRFDVTAERDGQTLWQWSHDRLFAQVLTTLVIQPGDSRVFKADWKQTDLRGRTVPRGPVTLKGWIIGTGERAETKIELTGRVG, from the coding sequence ATGCTCATCATCCGCACAGATAAAACGGCCTATCGTCCCGAGGAAACGGTGCTGATCACCCTGCTCTTGCAAAACGACGGCAAAGAGGCGCGCGAGTACCGTTTTTACACGGCGCAGCGCTTTGACGTGACGGCAGAACGGGACGGACAGACGCTCTGGCAGTGGAGCCATGACCGCCTGTTCGCCCAAGTGCTGACCACGCTCGTGATCCAGCCGGGCGACTCGCGGGTGTTCAAGGCGGACTGGAAGCAGACCGACCTCCGCGGCCGCACGGTCCCCCGCGGCCCCGTCACGCTAAAAGGCTGGATCATCGGCACGGGCGAGCGGGCGGAAACGAAGATCGAATTGACCGGCAGAGTTGGATAG
- a CDS encoding cation diffusion facilitator family transporter, whose product MLELLKRGNTSSLIAATGNTLLALLKGSAAAYSGSSAMYASAMHSVADAVNQGFVYGGSVLAEKKPTKRFPTGFGRVINVFVMVAVIVVTIMAVETIEKGWEIIHHPKVSGEIWLNASLLVVSIIVDGFILIKAMKEIVYEARMEQEPGLLPMKAVKHLRLAAPPTRLVFYEDCVATLGAFLAMVAVVLAPLTGFYALEGYAAIAIACLLLLVAFRVGYDNMVGLIGVAAPKVVEDKVAAIILSDPEAVDINKMRILQEGRYYHVEAYVELRKGMSLADADDVKLRIQYKLTADPDIADATIGILEDNDVRDWNPEEAHV is encoded by the coding sequence ATGTTAGAACTCTTGAAGCGGGGCAACACCTCTTCGCTGATCGCCGCCACGGGCAATACGCTGCTGGCGCTGCTCAAAGGCTCGGCGGCCGCTTACAGCGGAAGCAGCGCGATGTACGCGTCGGCGATGCACTCGGTGGCCGACGCGGTCAACCAAGGCTTCGTCTACGGCGGCAGCGTGCTGGCGGAGAAAAAGCCGACCAAGCGCTTTCCGACCGGTTTCGGCCGGGTGATCAACGTATTTGTGATGGTCGCGGTGATCGTGGTGACGATCATGGCGGTGGAGACGATCGAAAAAGGCTGGGAGATCATCCATCACCCGAAAGTGTCGGGCGAGATCTGGCTGAACGCATCGCTGCTGGTCGTCTCGATCATCGTCGACGGCTTCATCTTAATCAAAGCGATGAAAGAGATCGTCTATGAAGCGCGGATGGAGCAGGAGCCGGGCCTTCTGCCGATGAAAGCGGTGAAACATCTGCGCCTGGCCGCGCCGCCGACCCGGCTGGTCTTTTATGAGGACTGCGTGGCGACCTTGGGCGCATTTTTGGCCATGGTGGCGGTGGTGCTGGCGCCGCTGACCGGCTTTTACGCGCTGGAAGGCTATGCGGCGATCGCCATCGCCTGCCTGCTGCTGCTGGTGGCGTTTCGCGTCGGCTACGACAACATGGTCGGCTTGATCGGCGTCGCCGCGCCGAAGGTGGTCGAGGACAAAGTCGCCGCGATCATCCTGAGCGACCCGGAAGCGGTCGACATCAACAAGATGCGCATTTTGCAGGAAGGGCGCTACTACCACGTGGAAGCGTATGTCGAGCTGCGCAAAGGGATGTCGCTGGCCGACGCGGACGATGTGAAGCTGCGCATCCAATACAAGCTGACCGCCGATCCGGACATCGCCGACGCGACGATCGGGATCTTGGAAGACAACGATGTGCGGGACTGGAACCCGGAAGAAGCGCATGTCTGA
- a CDS encoding VTT domain-containing protein → MFHWIMDMLMNYGWIGLLIVSLAEASFLPVAPDLILIPLTGASPDLGFLYGAIAVAGSVFGSMFGHFIGSKAGYPILRKFMSEQRLEKVQRMFQHWGIWAIVVAGLIPLPFKLFTIAAGVFQMKRIPLMIGALIGRGVRFFGLVLLVRQIGVIKIPEGLEMQFLIGLLVLVGLAVLWYYLKSKKGTWLRERLAGLVTFFRKDFLTPLKRGSRRGATFLALGILASLIVATFAGDVVSDFLQKFDDITLQWVQQTLHPTWGFPAKVVDWAFSVPVVILGYLFVSFVLLFHLRKSTKMRLFSGLVIGMLLIQVSFRYFFPTSVETTVDMLLEVTDTLPVLPNLPSGQVMAAIVLYTSLAYIVWQTQKSWWARILGLLVAFSLIIIAPLSPVLIGNYSLSSTMGGLTAGILWMIGCLITRIVYRAVERGKFKITHE, encoded by the coding sequence ATGTTCCACTGGATCATGGATATGTTGATGAACTACGGTTGGATCGGTTTGTTGATCGTCTCACTCGCTGAAGCTTCGTTTCTCCCCGTCGCACCTGACTTGATTTTGATCCCGCTGACCGGCGCGTCTCCCGATCTGGGCTTTCTGTATGGCGCGATCGCGGTGGCAGGGTCTGTGTTTGGTTCTATGTTCGGACATTTTATCGGCTCTAAGGCAGGCTATCCGATCTTGCGGAAGTTCATGTCGGAGCAGCGCTTGGAGAAAGTCCAACGCATGTTCCAGCACTGGGGCATCTGGGCGATCGTCGTCGCCGGTCTGATCCCGCTGCCGTTCAAGCTGTTTACGATCGCCGCCGGCGTGTTCCAGATGAAGCGGATTCCGCTGATGATCGGCGCCTTGATCGGGCGCGGCGTGCGCTTTTTCGGGCTGGTGCTGCTCGTGCGCCAGATCGGCGTGATCAAGATTCCGGAAGGCTTGGAGATGCAGTTTTTGATCGGCCTGCTCGTCCTCGTCGGACTGGCCGTGCTGTGGTACTACCTCAAGTCGAAAAAAGGCACTTGGCTGCGCGAACGCCTGGCCGGGCTGGTCACCTTTTTTCGCAAAGACTTTCTGACCCCGCTCAAGCGCGGGTCGCGCCGCGGCGCGACGTTCCTGGCCCTCGGGATTCTCGCTTCGCTGATCGTCGCCACGTTTGCCGGCGATGTGGTGTCCGATTTCCTGCAGAAGTTTGACGACATCACACTCCAGTGGGTGCAGCAGACGCTCCATCCGACCTGGGGGTTCCCGGCCAAAGTGGTCGACTGGGCGTTCTCCGTGCCGGTCGTGATTCTCGGCTACCTGTTCGTCTCGTTCGTCCTCTTGTTTCATCTGCGCAAATCGACGAAGATGCGCCTGTTCTCCGGGCTTGTGATCGGCATGCTGCTGATCCAGGTATCGTTCCGCTACTTCTTCCCGACTTCGGTGGAGACCACCGTCGACATGCTGCTGGAAGTGACCGATACGCTGCCGGTGCTGCCGAACCTGCCAAGCGGTCAGGTGATGGCGGCGATCGTCCTGTACACGTCGCTCGCCTACATCGTCTGGCAAACGCAGAAATCGTGGTGGGCACGCATCCTCGGGCTTTTGGTCGCATTCTCGCTGATCATCATCGCCCCGTTGTCGCCGGTACTGATCGGCAATTACTCGCTGTCCTCAACGATGGGCGGCTTGACGGCAGGCATCCTCTGGATGATCGGCTGTCTGATCACACGGATTGTCTACCGTGCGGTAGAGCGGGGGAAGTTTAAAATCACACATGAGTAA
- a CDS encoding DUF1450 domain-containing protein, protein MSRKINKVDVCIGNLDKGTDWVIEQLKAEHPDLEGQRWGCLGNCGDCYKRPFVLADDRWLYEAKTKEELLDKIRPDMNIEDSTK, encoded by the coding sequence ATGAGCCGAAAAATTAATAAAGTCGATGTGTGCATCGGCAACCTCGACAAGGGAACCGACTGGGTCATCGAGCAGTTGAAGGCCGAACACCCCGATCTCGAAGGTCAGCGCTGGGGCTGCCTCGGCAACTGCGGCGACTGCTACAAGCGCCCGTTTGTCCTCGCCGACGACCGCTGGCTGTATGAAGCCAAGACCAAAGAAGAACTCCTCGACAAAATCCGTCCTGATATGAATATAGAAGACTCTACCAAATAG
- a CDS encoding DUF2922 domain-containing protein gives MKRELELYFLTDMNKKVKIAIPEPKPGITSANVSAVMDLILQKGVFGFAQGRLIGKSSARIVETEIADIAI, from the coding sequence ATGAAACGCGAACTCGAACTGTATTTCCTGACCGACATGAACAAGAAAGTCAAAATCGCGATCCCGGAACCGAAGCCGGGTATCACCTCGGCGAACGTCAGCGCCGTGATGGACCTGATCCTGCAAAAAGGCGTCTTCGGATTCGCCCAAGGCCGGCTGATCGGCAAGTCGTCCGCCCGCATCGTCGAGACGGAGATCGCCGACATCGCGATCTAG
- a CDS encoding DUF1659 domain-containing protein, producing MIDINQGFSSMVLRLQAGTDEAGNGVYKDKSYPRVLPTVTPDDLYQIGEALASLSAWRLHFIQRVDREDLVRI from the coding sequence ATGATCGACATCAACCAAGGTTTCTCCAGCATGGTGCTCCGCCTGCAGGCGGGCACAGATGAAGCGGGCAACGGGGTGTACAAAGACAAGTCCTACCCGCGCGTGCTGCCGACCGTTACACCGGACGACCTGTACCAGATCGGCGAAGCGCTGGCCTCGCTGTCGGCCTGGCGCCTGCATTTCATCCAGCGCGTCGACCGCGAAGACCTCGTCCGCATCTAG
- a CDS encoding amidohydrolase — MKEWIAQKAQELYPKLVETRRDLHRHPELGYEEVRTSRIVADWLTELGLEVQTGIARTGVVGRLRGGRPGKTVALRADLDALPIQDLKTCDYASQVPGKMHACGHDAHTTIVLGAATMLSELREQLAGDVLFIFQPAEEGPGGAAPMIEAGVLDGVDMAFGIHMAPVAPVGIVGVSPGPVMASADEFRVTIRGIGGHAAYPHMALDAIPIAAQVVIALQQIVSRAVDPAQTAVLSIGTIQGGTKSNVIADSVELTGTVRTFDPLLREELPKRIDSIIGGITAGFGAEYELDYQFKYPVLINHVEAASLMREVGVELLGEGRVLDVPPQMSGEDFAYFLQKVPGCFTFLGCKHPEPLVADYNVHHPAFDIDERVLPLGVQLLTAGVLTYLSR; from the coding sequence GTGAAAGAGTGGATCGCACAGAAAGCGCAGGAGCTGTACCCGAAATTGGTGGAGACGAGACGGGATCTGCACAGGCATCCCGAGCTGGGGTATGAAGAGGTGCGGACGAGCCGGATCGTCGCCGATTGGCTGACGGAGCTGGGGCTGGAAGTCCAGACCGGGATCGCCCGGACCGGCGTGGTCGGGCGGCTGCGCGGCGGGCGTCCGGGCAAGACGGTAGCGCTGCGCGCCGATCTGGATGCGCTGCCGATTCAAGATCTCAAGACTTGCGACTACGCAAGCCAGGTGCCGGGGAAGATGCACGCCTGCGGGCATGATGCGCACACGACGATCGTGCTGGGGGCGGCGACGATGCTGTCGGAGCTGCGCGAGCAGCTCGCAGGCGACGTCTTGTTCATCTTCCAGCCGGCCGAGGAAGGTCCGGGAGGCGCGGCGCCGATGATCGAAGCGGGGGTGCTGGACGGTGTGGACATGGCGTTTGGCATCCACATGGCACCGGTCGCGCCGGTCGGCATCGTCGGCGTCTCGCCGGGGCCGGTGATGGCGTCGGCCGATGAGTTCCGCGTGACGATCCGTGGCATTGGCGGCCATGCCGCTTACCCGCACATGGCGCTCGACGCGATCCCGATCGCGGCGCAAGTCGTCATCGCCCTGCAGCAGATCGTCTCCCGCGCGGTCGATCCGGCGCAGACGGCGGTGCTGTCGATCGGCACGATCCAAGGGGGCACGAAAAGCAACGTCATCGCCGACAGCGTGGAGCTGACCGGCACGGTGCGCACGTTCGACCCCTTGCTGCGCGAAGAGCTGCCCAAGCGCATCGACAGCATCATCGGCGGCATCACCGCCGGTTTTGGCGCTGAGTATGAGCTGGATTACCAGTTCAAGTATCCGGTGCTGATCAACCATGTGGAAGCGGCCAGCCTGATGCGCGAAGTGGGCGTCGAGCTGTTGGGCGAAGGTCGCGTGCTCGATGTGCCGCCGCAGATGTCAGGTGAAGATTTTGCCTATTTTCTGCAAAAGGTGCCCGGGTGCTTCACCTTCCTCGGCTGCAAGCATCCCGAGCCATTGGTCGCCGATTACAACGTGCACCATCCGGCGTTTGACATCGACGAGCGCGTGTTGCCGCTCGGGGTACAGCTGCTGACGGCCGGGGTGCTGACGTACCTGTCGCGCTGA
- a CDS encoding gamma-glutamyl-gamma-aminobutyrate hydrolase family protein — MQPLIGVTGYLHPYSREVAGVFVGEGYTNALAEAGAVPLAVPFLEKEEQVRALAQKVDGLLLGGGVDMDPTLFGEQPVPGNGEMCPERDWLEAILFDEMQKQGKPVLGICRGVQVINILLGGTIYQDLPSQKEGALFQHSQKAPRWFGAHHVNVKEGTKLHEIFGATRIRTNTYHHQAVRDAAPGLIVSGVADDGVIEAIERPHGPFLLGVQWHPENMWRKDATVLRLFEAFVAACK, encoded by the coding sequence ATGCAACCATTGATCGGGGTGACCGGGTATTTGCACCCTTATTCGCGGGAAGTGGCGGGTGTTTTCGTCGGGGAAGGCTACACCAATGCCCTGGCTGAAGCCGGTGCGGTTCCGCTCGCCGTTCCGTTTTTGGAGAAGGAAGAGCAAGTCCGCGCTCTGGCGCAGAAGGTAGACGGCCTGCTGCTCGGCGGCGGGGTCGACATGGACCCGACTCTGTTCGGGGAACAGCCGGTGCCGGGCAACGGGGAAATGTGCCCGGAGCGCGACTGGCTGGAAGCGATCCTGTTTGACGAGATGCAAAAGCAGGGCAAGCCGGTGCTCGGCATCTGCCGCGGTGTGCAGGTGATCAACATCCTGCTCGGCGGCACGATCTACCAGGATCTCCCGTCGCAAAAGGAAGGCGCGCTGTTCCAGCACAGCCAGAAGGCGCCGCGTTGGTTCGGCGCGCATCACGTCAACGTGAAGGAAGGCACCAAGCTTCATGAGATCTTTGGCGCGACCCGCATCCGCACCAACACCTACCACCATCAGGCGGTGCGTGACGCAGCGCCGGGGCTGATCGTGTCGGGTGTCGCCGACGACGGGGTGATCGAAGCAATCGAGCGTCCGCACGGCCCGTTCCTGCTCGGCGTGCAATGGCACCCGGAGAACATGTGGCGCAAAGACGCGACGGTGCTTCGCCTGTTCGAAGCGTTTGTGGCGGCCTGCAAGTAA
- a CDS encoding adenosylhomocysteinase, translating into MSTALQNSIIKDINLAPSGHLKIDWVAQHMPLLNTLKEQFEKDLPFKGKKIVICLHLEAKTAYLGLLVKAGGADVAMCASNVLSTQDDVVAALVERGITCYAIHGCSHEEYMDHINKALDFGPDAIIDDGGDLVSTLHSDPNRADLMKNIIGGCEETTTGILRLKALDKEGALQFPMVAVNDAFCKYLFDNRYGTGQSVWDGIMRTTNLVVAGKTAVVVGYGWCGKGVAMRAKGLGARVIVTEIDPIKAVEAIMDGHEVMPIVEAAKHGDFFVTVTGNKDCITKDAFEVMKDGAILCNAGHFDVEISKPDLHALSTGVREVRKNIEEFTFKDGRRVFLLAEGRLVNLAAGDGHPAEVMDMTFALQAMGLRWIVEEGKNLDPHVYSVPEEMDKYVANLRLQTWGVGIDKLSEEQERYLDSWAE; encoded by the coding sequence ATGTCCACAGCGCTTCAGAACTCGATCATCAAAGACATCAACCTCGCTCCGTCCGGTCATTTGAAAATCGACTGGGTAGCGCAGCACATGCCGCTTTTGAATACTTTGAAGGAACAGTTCGAAAAAGATCTGCCGTTCAAAGGCAAAAAGATCGTCATCTGCCTGCACTTGGAAGCGAAGACCGCTTACCTCGGCCTGCTGGTAAAAGCGGGCGGCGCCGATGTGGCGATGTGCGCATCGAACGTGCTCTCCACCCAGGACGATGTGGTGGCGGCGCTCGTCGAGCGCGGCATCACCTGCTATGCGATCCACGGCTGCTCGCATGAAGAGTACATGGATCACATCAACAAAGCGCTCGACTTCGGTCCGGACGCGATCATCGACGACGGCGGTGACCTCGTCTCCACCCTGCACAGCGATCCGAACCGCGCTGATCTGATGAAAAACATCATCGGCGGCTGCGAAGAGACCACGACCGGCATCCTGCGCCTGAAAGCGCTCGATAAAGAAGGCGCGCTGCAGTTCCCGATGGTCGCCGTCAACGATGCGTTCTGCAAATACCTGTTCGACAACCGCTACGGCACCGGCCAGTCTGTCTGGGACGGCATCATGCGCACGACCAACCTTGTCGTGGCAGGCAAAACGGCAGTCGTCGTCGGCTACGGCTGGTGCGGCAAAGGCGTGGCGATGCGCGCGAAAGGCCTCGGCGCCCGCGTCATCGTCACCGAGATCGACCCGATCAAAGCGGTGGAAGCGATCATGGACGGCCACGAAGTGATGCCGATCGTCGAAGCGGCGAAGCACGGCGACTTCTTCGTCACCGTGACCGGCAACAAAGACTGCATTACGAAAGACGCTTTCGAAGTGATGAAAGACGGCGCGATCCTCTGCAACGCCGGTCACTTCGACGTGGAGATCTCCAAACCGGATCTGCACGCGCTGTCGACGGGCGTGCGTGAAGTGCGCAAGAACATCGAAGAGTTCACCTTTAAGGACGGCCGCCGCGTGTTCCTGCTGGCAGAAGGCCGCCTCGTCAACCTGGCAGCCGGCGACGGCCACCCGGCTGAAGTGATGGATATGACGTTTGCGCTGCAGGCGATGGGCCTGCGCTGGATCGTCGAAGAAGGCAAGAACCTCGACCCGCACGTCTACTCCGTGCCGGAAGAGATGGACAAATACGTCGCCAACCTGCGCCTGCAAACGTGGGGCGTGGGCATCGACAAGCTGTCCGAAGAGCAGGAGCGATACCTCGACTCCTGGGCGGAGTAA